A single region of the Periophthalmus magnuspinnatus isolate fPerMag1 unplaced genomic scaffold, fPerMag1.2.pri scaffold_67_arrow_ctg1, whole genome shotgun sequence genome encodes:
- the LOC117393640 gene encoding zinc-regulated GTPase metalloprotein activator 1-like: MEEDDECPELVPIDPKPPVSLGQIPVTIITGYLGAGKTTLLNYILTEQHNKRIAVILNEFGEGSALEKSLAVSQAGELYEEWLELRNGCLCCSVKDNGLKAIENLMEKKGKFDYILLETTGLADPGPLKPQDVTFTK, encoded by the exons ATGGAAGAAGATGATGAATGTCCAGAGTTGGTTCCCATTGACCCCAAGCCTCCAGTCTCTCTGGGTCAGATACCGGTCACTATCATCACTGGATATTTAG GGGCTGGAAAAACCACACTTCTAAACTATATTCtgacagaacaacacaacaaaaggaTCGCCGTGATACTCAACGAATTCGGAGAGG GTAGTGCCCTTGAGAAGTCTCTTGCAGTGAGCCAGGCTGGAGAGTTGTATGAAGAGTGGCTGGAGCTGAGGAATGGGTGCCTCTGCTGCTCTGTTAA GGACAATGGGCTCAAAGCCATTGAGAACCTAATGGAGAAAAAGGGAAAGTTTGactacattctgttagaaactACTGGACTCGCAGATCCAG gacctttaaagccCCAGGATGTaacttttacaaaataa